In one window of Macaca thibetana thibetana isolate TM-01 chromosome 5, ASM2454274v1, whole genome shotgun sequence DNA:
- the LOC126955650 gene encoding ubiquitin-conjugating enzyme E2 N-like gives MAGLPRRIIKETQCLLAEPVPSIKAQPYESNTHYFHMVIAGPRDSPFEGRTFKLELFLPEEYPMAAPKVRFMTKVCHPNVDKLGRICLDILKGKCSPALQIHTVLLSIQALLNAPNPDDPLANYIEEQWKTNEAQAIETAGAGTRLSAINNI, from the coding sequence ATGGCTGGGCTGCCCCGCAGGATCATCAAGGAAACCCAGTGTTTGCTGGCAGAACCAGTTCCTAGCATCAAAGCACAACCATATGAGAGCAACACCCATTATTTTCACATGGTCATTGCCGGCCCCCGGGATTCCCCCTTTGAAGGAAGGACTTTCAAACTTGAACTATTTCTTCCAGAAGAATACCCAATGGCAGCCCCTAAAGTGCGCTTCATGACCAAAGTTTGTCATCCTAATGTAGACAAGTTGGGGAGAATATGTTTAGATATTTTGAAAGGTAAGtgttccccagccctgcagatCCACACAGTTCTTCTATCGATCCAGGCCTTGTTAAATGCTCCCAATCCAGATGATCCATTAGCAAATTATATAGAGGAGCAGTGGAAGACCAACGAAGCCCAAGCCATAGAAACTGCTGGAGCAGGGACCAGGCTATCTgccattaataatatttaa